The nucleotide sequence AGATTCTACTCCCTGCAGTTAAAATTTCTAATACAAGTCATGGCTTTTACTACAAGTATACAACAATACCACATCTCAATGGAAGAAGGAAGAGACAAAGACTGTCATGATGTGTGGTTTTCATATTCCTATTGCATCAAGCAACTGGGAATGTTGAGACACTGAAACTAGCGAATTTGCTACAATTGCGCCACTGGCAGCAACGGCTGGGACCCCAATGCCAGGAAAGGTGGAGTCTCCGCAACAGAAGAGGTGTGGGATGGGTGTTGAATGGCCAGGAAATGTTTCTTTGCCAGCTTGCAGTGCTGGTCCATATGTTCCTCTGTTCCTTCTAAGAAACCTTTCATGTGTCAGTGGACTTCCAACTAATTTCACTTCACATTTCTCCCTCTTGAAGCCTTCACCAAGGGCTCGCTCCACAGCTTTCCACATTACCTCTGATCTCTCAGCTTTGAGCTTTCTATATTCAGCACTTGTACGATCAAGTCCTTCCCACAACTCAAATGGTTCAGTTCCTGGCATATAAGCATGTAACACATGTTTCCCAGGGGGTGCCAGATTAGGACTAAGCACACTGGGTACTGATATCAGCACTACATTCTGGTCAGCATCAACACCTCTTCCCCAGTCATTTACAACTATGTGATGAATCCCCAGATCATCGCGGATACCCTGCTCAATCAAAATATTGTTGTGACTTGTGACACTGACAATGCTATCCACAGCTTCAAGCTTAAAATAAATCAGAAACAGAAAGGCTGGCAAACCTCAGCATCAAATCCCAAATGGAGATGCATGAACGATTCACATTGAGGGGTGGATTTAATCCTATCTGAGTAAGACTTTGGAATAACTTCTTTAGGAAGCAAATTCAAAGTGTCCCACATTGATGCATTGCTTACAACAGCCTTTTTAGCTCGTATAAACTGCACAATGCATAATAAATATTATACCCATATACCTCAGTTTACCTAACTAAGGTTGATCTCTTGCGCCTATTCTTTTAGTCATATACTTACTTGACCACTTCTCAGTTTGACTCCAACGGCTCTGCCATTTTCAACAACAATTTTTTCCACATGACTCCGAAGAGAAATCCGTCCACCAAATTTCTCGAGTCCTCGTATAAGAGCATCAACAATAGCAGCAGTTCCATCAAGGGGGTATTCTAGACAGCATCCTGGTTTGTACCATTCTGCAAACATATAAATCTGAAAAGTTTGGGGAAAATAGCCGTTTAGACATCAACACAAAAAACTGTTATTGGTAAAATTCTTGTGATAGCAGGAAACATTTAGTAGTTACCATCTCAGCAGAGAGTATACCATTAGTTTTGACCCCTGCAAGCAAGAATGCCAGTAGGTCAATCCAATTCCTTATGAAAGGATCTTTCAGTTCCAATCCATCAAGTACTTCCGAGAATGGTCTGAGAAGTTTTGTGGCCCCAAGAGCACCCTGAGGTCCCATTTGAACAAAGGATTTTATGAGAGAAGGAGCATATCTAGCTGCTGCAGTCGAAAGAACACCCAAATCTCCTCGAATAGATAGAGGAGGAAGCGCCATTGCTGCTGTTGAAAGTGGAAGTACAGCATCCTGTCAAGAAAGTTATAAAAATTTTCTATTGTCAAGCTTATCAACTCTCGAACATTGTTTGCATAGAAAAGCAGAATGTTAGAACTTACCAGAAGTTTCTTCCATTCTTGAACAGCATTTGGACCTGCATACTTCTCAAGGTCCTGCAAATAACTGAGGTAATTAGTAGAAATCAAAACAAATTAAGCAGCTAGGAATGAGATGAATATGCAAGTTCCTTCCACCTTAAAAAATTCCGTAGGCCCTATTCTTGACAAGAATTCACCTTCGGGGATGTAGACCATCCATGAATCATAAGTGGCACATGGGAGAGACTCGCCCAATGCATCTAGAACCTGGGCAAGAGGATTAGCCTGAGGACCCCTTGATTGCAATCCAGAGAATAAAGATGGACCAGAATCAAACTTGTAGCCTTTGATATCAAAAGAATGGGCAGCCCCGCCGGGCTGGTCATGGCTTTCGACGACAACCACATCCTGCTCGTATCTTGCCAGAAGTGCTGCACAGCACAGTCCGCCTATCCCGCTTCCAACCACCACAACATCAGCCTCTGCTGTAACCGTGGCCGTGGTTGAAGGAGGAGAGGAAGATGCCACCTGCACCTTCCACTTGGATGAGGATACTCTCTCACTCGGAACAAGAGGAAGACCAGGAGGAGGATATCGTAACGATCCAACTCCCATCATCATATTCATGGTGGATTTGATGATATTCTTTGTAACTTCCTCATCCAAACTTCAACCTCGCTCTTCCTTCCCAAATCTCACTCCTCACTCACTCCCCTTTAGATTTCTAGTTGTTAAATTAGCCACGTCACCAGACTTTTTGTGTGTGTGACATTTTTGGACTCCTCCAAAATTATTAACTACTTCACAAATACCATGCTATCTATACCCCTCAATGCGGGAAGCACAAACGTCATATCAATATATcatgatttcttttctttttagtagttttaacttttaaaagaGAGTGAAGAGttaaaatggaaaaataaaaaaagaaaaaatgactttagttctttattttatttccaaTTCTTTATATTTCTAGCTGATGGCTCACATTGGTATTTACTATTTATAACATCAGGAAGTTATGATTATGACGTTAAATTTGTTAAATTCTTAAAATATAATATtgatatattaaaaataagtcaTCAtacaattataaaatttaaaatatttaatcttTATATCTTGCAATATAGAGTATTTATAATTCTATATAATTATGATATCAAACATTTTGTTAATACGATTCAAACGTTTTTTAATTGAtgaatatattttatatataatttttatttaatctaCCGTATATATAAATTTACGNNNNNNNNNNNNNNNNNNNNNNNNNNNNNNNNNNNNNNNNNNNNNNNNNNNNNNNNNNNNNNNNNNNNNNNNNNNNNNNNNNNNNNNNNNNNNNNNNNNNNNNNNNNNNNNNNNNNNNNNNNNNNNNNNNNNNNNttgtaatattatttaatttattatatattttatattttatattttaatatatattttatagtaataactaattttagtggaTACCACATGACGtgtttgcataattgcatatgaTAACAGGAATAATAAGTCTTGTTAATTAGCACGGAACACTAAAAAGAAAGAATGTTGTGATTTTTATTAGTACTCTAGCCTTGTAAATGACTTTAGTTAAGATGGCATGGCTTGCACTTAGGTATGCCGGCTAATTGGCTAGAGGTTAAAAGCGCGAAATAGAGGCATGTCCTAGCAAAAAGGAGGAAGGAAAATAAATAGGCAAAAAAGTTCAAATCGCAATCGCATGAGAGAGAGTGTATGAGAGTGTGCAGGTGCAGCGGCCAGCACAGGCACATCAGATGACGGTGATTTAATTTCGATTTGGTTGGGAGTCCTTTCATTCTTtgtttcaatttcatttcattgaCGCAAAAACCATATAACTAAAAACCGAAATAAAAGGAAACGCACCGCAAATCTGGGCGGAAACCTAAGTGAGTCTGTGCAGATCAGATCATAGTGAGATCCGTTTGGGTGTTGGAATCGCATCCGAATCCAATGGAAGCAATCGAAGAATTGTATCAGCTCTCTGATTCCATGCGCCAGGCCTCCTCCGTCCTCGCCGACGACGATCCCGACGACCCCGCCACCTCTAAGCGCCCTTCCACCTTCCTCAACGTCGTTGCCCTCGGCAATGTCGTAAGTTTCTCCGATCCGCTTCTCGCCATTTCCAATTACGTATCTCTCTGTGCAATATGCAATGCTTCCATTTCATAATCTGTCTGAGAATTTGAGTGCCACGCTCTCACACTCTTTACGCTTCTCTGTATAACAATCCAGTATTCCTTTATTGTTTAATCATTTCGTCGATTGATGTCTATGTATCGGATCGGATCCATTTTGTTAAACTAATAACGAAGCAAATTGTGGTGGTGGATCAGGGTGCTGGCAAATCTGCTGTCTTGAATAGCTTGATTGGACATCCTGTTTTGGTAACTGCTTCATTCCTATTTGCTATTTCCGTTACTCTTTGTTTGCTGAATGGGATTTTTTGTACCAATAACTGAACCATTGGCGTTGCCAGCCTACTGGCGAAAATGGTGCAACCAGAGCTCCCATAAGCATCGAATTGAACAGGGACGGCTCTTTAAGCAGCAAGTCCATCATCCTGCAAATTGACAATAAATCTCAACAGGTTTCTGCGAGTAAGAACTTAAGCTCATTATCTATTCATTTTGAAATGTGGTTCATGTGTTAAAAGAAATTCTACAAGCATTCTTTGTTCCTATCATCTTTCTGATTCATTGTCTTGTTTTCCTCTCATAGGTGCCCTTCGGCATTCTCTACAGGATAGACTAAGCAAAGGATCATCAGGTAGGAGCCGTGATGAAATATATCTGAAACTTCGAACCAGTACAGGTAGGCCAGGATCACTTGTAGTCCCACTTCCTTTATGCATGAATACATTCTACCATTGAATACTTGCTTTCAATGTGTTAATATAAAAATTCTGTTTATGTTAGTTAGGGCTAAAATTGCTAATGCAGAAATGCTTAATTACATTACATGCATTAGCAATGTGAGACTTACACCTTAGTTCTGTTCTGAAATTCTACAGCACCGCCACTGAAATTGATTGACTTACCTGGATTGGACCAGCGGATTATGGATGACAAAGCAGTGAGTAGTTTTAAATTATATTCTCCTTTAGTCCTAGTTTGAGATTCATCAAATATGTTCTGGCAATTACACCTGTATTCTCCATTGAGGGTGGTGTATGTTTAATGTTAGTTATATCTTGAGTCAGATGTTTTCTTCTTCTCGTATACTTTCTTTGAAGAACAGTGTAATGTCTTCATGTTTTTCATCTTCAGATCAGTGAATATGTGGAGCACAATGATGCTATATTGGTGGTAGGCGTTCCTGCTTCTCAGGCACCAGAAATTTCTGCATCACGAGCCCTCAGAGTGGCAAAGGAGTATGATGCAGAATGTATGTTTTAAGCTCTTCTTGCTTTGTATTATCCTGTCACCTCATCTCAAATTTATAGCTATTTGTTAGATACATAAAATCAATCTTGAGACTCCATTTAAGAACTTAAACTTTTTAAAGAGTTGGTCCTAGATGTAGCATCATTACCTTTTTGACAACGAGGTTAAGAGTTTGATCCTTGGGTATATGTATATCTTAAATGAATGAGTTCTAGCAGAAACCAGATTAAGCCTCTGCATTGTCAACTCTAAGCCCAAAGGGAATTTCTTGAGGTCATGTTAGTGATGTTTTGCCATTCAAGAATCTCCATTAACAGTTTAAGTATTTAGGAAAGAGGGCACCTAACACCATTAAACCGCTTAATTTTAGAAACTTCATCGTTATGTTTACCTAATCATAAACTCATGGTAATGTTTCCTTTAACTAGTTTTTTCTTGGGGTTTTCAATTGTAGCCACTAGAACAGTTGGTGTTATCAGTAAAATTGATCAGGCTGCTGCAGAACCAAAAGCTCTTGCAGCAGTGCAGGCTCTCCTATTGAACCAGGGACCCCCCAAAACATCTGATATTCCATGGGTTGCTTTGATTGGCCAATCTGTATCTATAGCTTCTGCACAGTCTGGGAGTGCAGCATCTGAGAACTCTTTGGAAACTGCTTGGCGAGCAGAGACTGAAAGTTTGAAATCAATATTGACTGGAGCTCCTCAAAACAAGCTTGGGAGAGTTGCCTTGGTTGAGTCTCTTGCTGGACAGATTCGCAACCGCATGAAACTAAGGCTTCCAACTCTTCTCACTGGGTACTTAGTTTTTGCTAGCTTATGTTTCCTTGTTTAGTATAAATGTCATATTTCCCAGCAAGGAACAGGATTAAGGGAGACTGAGCATGCTGTGTAACATGAAAATGGATAATGACTGCAAAGGGAGTGAACATTCAATTTAACAGTGATGAAAAATCACATTGTTAAACTTAGATTTATACTACTAATTATCTGTAAAATGCATTTATAATTAATAACAAATGGCTCACTTCGGAGTGTGTTGTTTAATTTTATTAAGTTGGCTTGGGGTTTTGAGTGGCTTCAAAAACTATGATGATCCTTtgctaaaaataaaaatgctGCAGGCTGCAGGGCAAGTCTCAAATTGTTCAGGACGAGTTAGTGAAGCTTGGTGAGCAAATGGTTAGTACATCCGAAGGTACTCGGGCTTTAGCTTTGGAGTTGTGTCGTGAGTTTGAGGAGAAGTTTCTCCAACATCTTACTGGGGGCGAGGTTAGTAGTTTTCATTATCTATTTTTCACACCTTCAAGGATGCATAGTATTTTATTATGTAGTATTTTTTGGGAAAACTGGATATACCAAAGATTTTGGAGCTATTTATCATGTACCCTTTTAGAGGATTTGAGATTAGTAAAATTTGCAAGGTCCTTTGATATGGGCAATTTATGTAGTGAGTGGTGTTTTCAGATCTAAATGAGTGCAAGATTCTACGATCAGGAATTGGATTCCACAGTTTTTCAGTACCAGAATTCTAtctttgtcttcatccaattTTCTGCTGTTGATTACCCTACAGGGTAATGGTTGGAAAGTTTTGGCCAGTTTTGAAGGGAATTTTCCTAACAGAATTAAGCAACTTCCTATTGACAGACACTTCGACATAAATAATGTCAAGAGGGTAAATCTTGAACTCAATTCCTCATATTCTCTTATGGTGCTTACTTCTTATTTATCCCATTTTTGTTTATGTCAGATTGTTCTAGAAGCAGACGGCTATCAGCCTTATCTAATCTCTCCAGAGAAAGGTTTGAGGTCCTTAATAAAAGGTGTTCTTGATTTGGCAAAGGAGCCATCGCGCCTATGTGTAGATGAGGTATGCATCTAACGAATTGTTCCTTTTGTTTCTGGAGATATTAAGTCTTCAAAGGATAGTCCAATAAAAATAACTTGGGGACAGACCTGTCTAGAGATTTAGCCTTAGGGGGTATTGTACTAGGGTCAACCTTCAAAGCTGGACTTCTATTTGGGTACAGATCTGTATGCCCTAATGAATATTTGTCCTCCTTTTCCCATGTCACATTAGTTGCTGTAGCCATTGTCGGAACATTTGGGTCAGAAAGCAAATTGTCTTGTGCATCAGAACAATATATGTGTAAAGATTATGAAGTCCCGGCAAATGGTCAATATGTTTTGGGAGCATAATGTATTTTCATATTAACTGGGCCATTTATTTGTTTTAACCTGTACTCATAGAGATATGTCAATTTCCTTGGCTGGTTTGCTAATTTGATATCATCACATGGACACTGCAATTTTGGTAGACTTCTTATAAACTAATTTAAAATCCCATCTTGTGTTTCTACTGAGCTTTTTACTGAGATTATTTATAACTACCATTTAGGTACATCGTGTGCTTGTGGATCTAGTTTCTGCTGCTGCAAATGCCACTCCTGGGCTTGGAAGATATCCTCCATTTAAGAGAGAGGTAACACAAATGTTAAGGCATAGGATAGCTCTTGTCTAGCAGACCTCTTATCTCTGCCTTGTATTATTCTTCTCTCCAACTTAATAAAAttattctttttttcaaaataaataaataaatacaaggcATAATATCATTTTAGTTGAACTCCCTATCGGATAAGTTGGGAAATTCGAACTACGATTCCTGctagtattttttttgtttatattattGTATATAGAATCTTTCATTCTCCTATCTTCTTGTATCATTCTttgtctctttttcttttatccaAAATAAAGGAAATCTGCCATTATCATTGTATTAAGAACTAATTGGCTCATTGCAAATTTTTTTTACCAGATTGTGGCAATAGCAAGTTCTGCCCTTGAGAAATTTAAAAATGAATCCAAAACGATGGTGGTTGCACTAGTTGATATGGAGCGTGCATTTGTTCCTCCCCAGCACTTCATTCGTTTAGTGCAGAGACGGTATGTTCAATATATGAAACTTTTTGTATCTCCATTTGTGGATTCATAATCTATGCTCTTTGATGGGATAATGCATGAATTAAACATTGAGGTAGAATGTGCAACTCCTTACATTCACTACCATTGTcttggtatatatatatgtatggctTATGGAATTGCTGTGTGATTGAAATGGGATGCTGGGATTGAGAAGATATTTAGGATTCTAAAGATTTGAATCTGTTGACTTACCTGATTGTAGTCTTCCCAAGTATATGACATTTATGATTTGCTATGTTCTAGCTGCCTCCTGACAAGGGTAGAAAATAACATTTTAAGTCTAGTCCCGGTAATTGAGTTTGCCAGCCTCCCAACTGTCAATGTCTTGCAAATTGGTGGAAAGTGATTCTGTGAATTGGGGAATCAATCCTCTTAGATGATTGTTCCTCTATTANNNNNNNNNNNNNNNNNNNNNNNNNNNNNNNNNNNNNNNNNNNNNNNNNNNNNNNNNNNNNNNNNNNNNNNNNNNNNNNNNNNNNNNNNNNNNNNNNNNNNNNNNNNNNNNNNNNNNNNNNNNNNNNNNNNNNNNNNNNNNNNNNNNNNNNNNNNNNNNNNNNNNNNNNNNNNNNNNNNNNNNNNNNNNNNNNNNNNNNNNNNNNNNNNNNNNNNNNNNNNNNNNNNNNNNNNNNNNNNNNNNNNNNNNNNNNNNNNNNNNNNNNNNNNNNNNNNNNNNNNNNNNNNNNNNNNNNNNNNNNNNNNNNNNNNNNNNNNNNNNNNNNNNNNNNNNNNNNNNNNNNNNNNNNNNNNNNNNNNNNNNNNNNNNNNNNNNNNNNNNNNNNNNNNNNNNNNNNNNNNNNNNNNNNNNNNNNNNNNNNNNNNNNNNNNNNNNNNNNNNNNNNNNNNNNNNNNNNNNNNNNNNNNNNNNNNNNNNNNNNNNNNNNNNNNNNNNTACAATAAATACAATAGTGCATTTGATATCAAATGTCAGCTTTTATTCTATGCTGATAAAAATGTGCTGAAACCTGGTATTCATTGCATTCTCTGTTAATACTAAGCCAAACCAATATTCGTTGGTTCTTCTAATTCAAGTCTTATGTTTCTAATGTTCATTATCGAGTATCCATCTAAGTAATTATCATTGACTTCATGCCTAAGACTTATAGTTGCCCATAATTAGTGGCTTAGTTATTGAGAATTCTAAATATATGTGAATGGTTGTTTAGCCATTTTAATGAGTTTTTACTAATATGTCCAGGCATTAAGCTATTAGAGGGTATAGTTGCATCGATTGATAACTTTCAAAATCTACATTTCTGTGGGCCCAATCGAGGGTTATATGACTAGCTGAAGTTTATGTTGTATACCTTATTGGATATCATGATAGCGTTATAATATAATCTATGTTTAATTACTCTGGAGGTTCCTATATTTTAGCCCAATTTTCAATTAGATTTCTATAGTTTCAAAGTTTCTAATACAGTCCTTATAGtgtataaaaattttgaataattaaaaaaatgtcaCATCTCACGCTTGCATGCTGAAAGAGAGATATATTGATCTCTTCCCCCTCTTAATCATGAAAAATTGGGTGGGGGGGGATTGTGTGCTTCTGATTCATTGTATGGTTATGAGAGTGGTTGGTTAAATAATATTAATGAAATCTCCATCTAACTTgaccttctttttattttttttgtaatattaGTTGAAAGTAGGGAGTTGAATTTCTCTTACGCTACAGCGACTTGATTAAACTTTTAAACTATAGGAACTTAACTGAAAATTGAATAAAACTGTTGGGACTTACAAAGTTATTAAGCCTATAATATACTATGCATATACACACACCAAAATTAACTGTCACACCATCTGATTGAAGCTGTATTTATTTAACTTTCATATTTTTTAATGGCTCCAACTAATTTTATTAGAATGGAAAGACAACGCCGAGAAGAGGAGCTAAAGAACCGGTCATCCAAAAAGGCAACTGATGCAGAACAGTCAATTCTGAGTAGGGTGCGGGATTATTTACATTGGAAAAATTTACAGACTTGAATTTGTTACTATCATATGATAGTTtagaattttctatttttctaaaTACATGCAAGATACATCTACTCTTTCCTTTTCCAGGCAACTAGTCCTCAACAAAGTGGAGGAAACTTAAAATCAATGAAAGAGAAGTCCAATCAGCCTGACAAAGATATACAAGAGCCATCGAGCTTAAAGACTGCTGGGCCCGATGGGGAGATAACGGCAGGTTTTTTTATTTTCATCCTAAAATTTGCATTTTGCACCTAATATTATTAAGGATTCTGTTGCATAATTATTAACCTGGTGGCTTCCTccttttcttttatgatttcctCTTTTCCCATCCTAGAACTGGATCTTCAGTATTCATGTCAGTCAAAACAGTTACCTCCCTTAATTTTGTGGTGGTCATTCTTATCATATATAACTTGCAATAGTTGGATTTTCCCCCCCCAAATATTGTTGGGCAAGCCTTGGATGAGGCTGATTTTTAAATCACTAAATTAGTCATACGCAGATTGTACTGGAGATCATTTGAACAGACAGCATCACTGAAGAAGCAGAGAAAAATTTGAGAGGATTCTTTTCATTTTCAGTCTGTTTAATGAATACAAACGAGAAAAACAATATTATCGTGTTATATCTCCAGTTATAGATATACAATAAGCTTTTATTGCAAATATCATAAAAgttattcactattttctaatATTCATAGAATCTCTGGATCATGTGTTAATGAAAGTTTCTAAGCCTACCTTATCTATTTCCATCTCCCTGTTTTAAAGTTAGGTGTTATGTCTTTCTAAGTTACGTGTTTAGTACTTTGAATTAACTTCTGTAATCACCCCTCAATGCAGGATATATGTTGAAAAAAAGCGGAAAGGGTAGTGGTTGGAGTAGAAGATGGTTTGTCTTAAACGAGAAGAGTGGCAAGGTTTGTAAATTATGTTGTTCAAATCTCTAATTTTGAATCAGAACAAGCTAGCATCATCTAATAATGTgatttaaaagttaaaagttgAAAGAGTTAGTTCAAGCACTTAACCGTCCAACATAATGACTTGTTGCTTCACAGAATTGGTTTTCCTACTTTTATGTATGTAAGATATGTAATTGCTATTGGGCTTGAAATGGAGATACTAGATAATACACAGGGCCACTCTAGTTTGTTCAAAATTACATGTTTTAATTGAGAATAGAGTTACAAAATTCGAACTCTTTACCATTGGTCATGGGGTTTTAATACCATGTCAAGGGCTGACTCTTTTGAAAACTTAAACTATAGACGAAGGATAATTATTGTTTTTATGCCTCTAAGTGGGTCCTTGATTTGTTTTTAAGTTTCTTTTTCCCCCTCTTAAAATGAGCCTATATGGACAGGAACCTTGAATATGTTTTGCCTTCAAAAAGTTTCTATATTGTTTTTGGTTTATCCTTTTTCCCCTTCCAGTGCTTCAACTATTGGATTGATATGATGACCTGAATAATTAAGCTCAAAGGTCATATGTCTCTTGCCTAGGACCTCCAATTGTTAAGGCTATTATTCATTTTTTGCAAAAATATAGTATCATACAAATTGATTTAAATATGCTTTGTATTTCCAGCTTGGTTACACCAAGAAACAAGAGGAGAAACATTTCCGGGGAGTCATTACATTAGAGGTATGGACCTTCTTGAATTTATGTTACTAACTTCAATATTAACTGTTTTGGGAAAAATTGAGATAAATAACCGCATATAGAGATTGTGTGATGTGTGACTGACCAGTTTCAAAAAGTTCAAAGTAAATGTTGAACTGTGTGGTTATGTTGTCCTTCCTTATAGATATTGTTTCATGGTTGTCAAACTCCCTTTATGTCGTGTGAATGTTTTTTTACCTTCATGTCTATAGTGGCATATCGTCATGATTTGAGTGAGTGCTTCATTTAATTAGAGCTTGAATTTGATCCAAGAGGGAATATTCAATAGATCTTAAGTGTGGTGATTCATCTATTgcttttgtcttctgaatgtcaTGATCAGGAATGCAACATTGAGGAACTTTCTGAAGATGATGAAGCCCCTGCAAAGAGTTCTAAGGATAAGAAGTCCAACGGACCTGATTCTGGAAAAACATCAAACCTTACTTTCAAGATAACAAATAAGGTCCCCTATAAAACTGTCATGAAAGGTAATCACTCATTCTAGTTTATTAATTCTCTCCCAGTTCTCTTAAATCCATCTTCAGATCTGAACAATGCTGGGATTGTCCTAATGTTTAAAATGCATTTTGCAGCTCAAAGCACAGTTTTGTTAAAGGCTGAGAGCATGGCAGATAAGGTTGAGTGGATCAACAAGCTAAGAAATGTTGCACAGTCTAAAGGTGGTCAAGTCATCGGTGAGCAGGGTTTTCCTATGCGACAGAGTCTTTCTGATGGTTCCCTTGTAAggaattttttctcttttttgctAGAATCTTTTT is from Arachis ipaensis cultivar K30076 chromosome B01, Araip1.1, whole genome shotgun sequence and encodes:
- the LOC107635799 gene encoding prolycopene isomerase, chloroplastic; translated protein: MNMMMGVGSLRYPPPGLPLVPSERVSSSKWKVQVASSSPPSTTATVTAEADVVVVGSGIGGLCCAALLARYEQDVVVVESHDQPGGAAHSFDIKGYKFDSGPSLFSGLQSRGPQANPLAQVLDALGESLPCATYDSWMVYIPEGEFLSRIGPTEFFKDLEKYAGPNAVQEWKKLLDAVLPLSTAAMALPPLSIRGDLGVLSTAAARYAPSLIKSFVQMGPQGALGATKLLRPFSEVLDGLELKDPFIRNWIDLLAFLLAGVKTNGILSAEMIYMFAEWYKPGCCLEYPLDGTAAIVDALIRGLEKFGGRISLRSHVEKIVVENGRAVGVKLRSGQFIRAKKAVVSNASMWDTLNLLPKEVIPKSYSDRIKSTPQCESFMHLHLGFDAEGIRDDLGIHHIVVNDWGRGVDADQNVVLISVPSVLSPNLAPPGKHVLHAYMPGTEPFELWEGLDRTSAEYRKLKAERSEVMWKAVERALGEGFKREKCEVKLVGSPLTHERFLRRNRGTYGPALQAGKETFPGHSTPIPHLFCCGDSTFPGIGVPAVAASGAIVANSLVSVSQHSQLLDAIGI
- the LOC107635788 gene encoding dynamin-2A; this encodes MEAIEELYQLSDSMRQASSVLADDDPDDPATSKRPSTFLNVVALGNVGAGKSAVLNSLIGHPVLPTGENGATRAPISIELNRDGSLSSKSIILQIDNKSQQVSASALRHSLQDRLSKGSSGRSRDEIYLKLRTSTAPPLKLIDLPGLDQRIMDDKAISEYVEHNDAILVVGVPASQAPEISASRALRVAKEYDAESTRTVGVISKIDQAAAEPKALAAVQALLLNQGPPKTSDIPWVALIGQSVSIASAQSGSAASENSLETAWRAETESLKSILTGAPQNKLGRVALVESLAGQIRNRMKLRLPTLLTGLQGKSQIVQDELVKLGEQMVSTSEGTRALALELCREFEEKFLQHLTGGEGNGWKVLASFEGNFPNRIKQLPIDRHFDINNVKRIVLEADGYQPYLISPEKGLRSLIKGVLDLAKEPSRLCVDEVHRVLVDLVSAAANATPGLGRYPPFKREIVAIASSALEKFKNESKTMVVALVDMERAFVPPQHFIRLVQRRMERQRREEELKNRSSKKATDAEQSILSRATSPQQSGGNLKSMKEKSNQPDKDIQEPSSLKTAGPDGEITAGYMLKKSGKGSGWSRRWFVLNEKSGKLGYTKKQEEKHFRGVITLEECNIEELSEDDEAPAKSSKDKKSNGPDSGKTSNLTFKITNKVPYKTVMKAQSTVLLKAESMADKVEWINKLRNVAQSKGGQVIGEQGFPMRQSLSDGSLDTMARKPADPEEELRWMSQEVRGYVEAVLNSLAANVPKAVVLCQVEKAKEDMLNQLYSSISAQSSAKIEELLQEDQNVKRKRERVQKQSSLLSKLTRQLGIHDNRAAAASTWSDGGSAIESSPRTSGASSGDDWRSAFDAAANGPSDLPSRYGSGGHSRRYSDPSQNGDLSSGSNSGSRRTPTRLPPAPPPSGSRY